In the Nocardioides marmotae genome, GTGGCGCCGTAGACCTCGATGTAGGTGTCGTAGCGCAGCTGCTCGTCCACCCCGGTCTCGTAGGTGACGACGAAATCGCCGTAGTCGAGCAGCGCCACGACGTAGCCGCCGCTGCGCCACATCCTCGCCGCCGAGACGCTCCGGGGGCTCCCGAGGAGCTCCCGCAGGGCGGACAGGTCGTGGCTGCCGAGCCCGCACAGGAGCCCGTAGGTCCACTCCAGCTCCTGCGGGACCTCGCCCAGCGCCTCCTTCACCAGCGCGGAGCGTCGCGCCCACTTCTCCTCGACCGCCTCCTGCGGGACGTCGTCGGGGCGGTCGACGTGGGCGGTCTGGTCGACGATGAGCCGGTTCTCGCCGATGACGTCGTGGACCCGGGCGTAGCGCACCTCGCCGAGCTCGGGGAGGCGCTGGACCGCCTCGGTGAACGCCGGAGCGAACCGACGCATGTAGGCGACCATCACGGTCCTCCCCGACCGGTCCCGAGCCGCGATGATCTCCTCGGCCTCCCGGGGGCTCAGGCACATCGGCTTCTCCACGAGCACGTCGAGGCCGGCGTCGAGCGCCGCGATGGTGCACTCGGCGTGGAACTCGTCGCTGTTGAGGACCAGCACGCAGTCCAGGCCGCCGGCCCGGATCATCTCGTGGACGTCGGTGTAGCCCCGTGGGGCGCGGTGGCGCTCCCCCACCCGCTTGACCAGGCCCGGGGAGATGTCGCAGACGGCGGCGAGCTCGAACCGGTCGGGCAGGGACTCCAGGACGGGCAGGTGGATGACCTGGGCGACCTCGCCCAGCCCGACGACCCCGACCCGGAGCCTGGTCACGGCCGCCTCGCGGTGGTGGCGACCCCGCGGGGGGCTCCGGCGGCCGGAAGGACGGCGGGCTGCCCGGTGGGCCGGGTGACGGGTCGTGGCACGACGTGCTCCTGGGTGGTCCGGCGGGCGGGGACGACTGCGATGCAAATCGGTTTGGTGATGGTGCACGCTAGGCCTTGGCCGCGGCTGGGTCAACGGCTCTCAGGCCGGCCGGTCGAACGGACCCATGCCGAGCTCGGCCGCCCGGGCGAACGACGCCTGCGCCCCCGGCCGCCCGACGGAGAAGGTCCCCGCCCGCACCCCGACGGCGACCGCGTCCAGGAGGTCCGCGCCCCCGCTGAGCGCGGCCGCGAGGGCACCGGTGAACGCGTCGCCGGCGCCGGTGGTGTCGACGACCTCGACCCGCTCTGCGGCCACGTGCTCGACGCGCTCCCCGGTGGCGACGACGGCACCGTGGGGGCCGAGGGTCACGACCACCGACCGGCAGCGGCCGACGAGCTCGACCACGGCTTCTCGCGCCGACGCGACACCCCTCACCGGCCGCCCGAGCAACCCCGCCGCCTCCGACTCGTTGAGGACGAGGGGGTCACAGAGGGCGAGGACGGCGGCGGGCACCGGCCGGTACGGCGCCAGGTTGACCACCGCCCGGCACCCCTGGGCACCGGCCGCGCCCACCGCGGCGTCGAACGCCGCCTCCGGGATCTCCGCCTGCACGACCAGCACCGCGGGCGGGCGAGCGAGCGCC is a window encoding:
- a CDS encoding Gfo/Idh/MocA family oxidoreductase, encoding MTRLRVGVVGLGEVAQVIHLPVLESLPDRFELAAVCDISPGLVKRVGERHRAPRGYTDVHEMIRAGGLDCVLVLNSDEFHAECTIAALDAGLDVLVEKPMCLSPREAEEIIAARDRSGRTVMVAYMRRFAPAFTEAVQRLPELGEVRYARVHDVIGENRLIVDQTAHVDRPDDVPQEAVEEKWARRSALVKEALGEVPQELEWTYGLLCGLGSHDLSALRELLGSPRSVSAARMWRSGGYVVALLDYGDFVVTYETGVDEQLRYDTYIEVYGATGTMRVQYDTPYVRHFPTTLQLELTAGDSYERSVRRPHLKDPYTYELEYFHDVVTTGVRPKTSPEDFVQDMALFVDIIRAIERS
- a CDS encoding ribokinase, producing MSREVDVVVVGSVNRDHVCRVERLPAPGETVLGGEAWVGSGGKGGNQAVAASLLGARTALVARVGRDDDGRALVRDLAEAWVDTTEVLATGARTGLAFVMVDAAGENSIVVAPGANELLEPTTTARAVRALARPPAVLVVQAEIPEAAFDAAVGAAGAQGCRAVVNLAPYRPVPAAVLALCDPLVLNESEAAGLLGRPVRGVASAREAVVELVGRCRSVVVTLGPHGAVVATGERVEHVAAERVEVVDTTGAGDAFTGALAAALSGGADLLDAVAVGVRAGTFSVGRPGAQASFARAAELGMGPFDRPA